The proteins below come from a single Cervus elaphus chromosome 4, mCerEla1.1, whole genome shotgun sequence genomic window:
- the TRIM28 gene encoding transcription intermediary factor 1-beta isoform X2 codes for MAASAAAASAAAAAASGSPSPGEGSAGAEKRAAASSAAGSASASAAVSASASSPAGGGGEALELLEHCGVCRERLRPEREPRLLPCLHSACSACLGPPAPAAANSSGDGGAAGDGSVVDCPVCKQQCFSKDIVENYFMRDCGGKAATDSQDANQCCTSCEDNAPATSYCVECSEPLCETCVEAHQRVKYTKDHTVRSTGPAKSRDGERTVYCNVHKHEPLVLFCESCDTLTCRDCQLNAHKDHQYQFLEDAVRNQRKLLASLVKRLGDKHATLQKNTKEVRSSIRQVSDVQKRVQVDVKMAILQIMKELNKRGRVLVNDAQKVTEGQQERLERQHWTMTKIQKHQEHILRFASWALESDNNTALLLSKKLIYFQLHRALKMIVDPVEPHGEMKFQWDLNAWTKSAEAFGKIVAERPGTNSTGPAPMAPPRAPGPLSKQGSGSSQPMEVQEGYGFGSDDPYSSAEPHVSGVKRPRSGDGEVSGLMRKVPRVSLERLDLDLTADSQPPVFKVFPGSTTEDYNLIVIERGAAAAAAGQPGTAPSGVPGAPPLPGMAIVKEEETEAAIGAPPAATEGPETKPVLMALGEGPGAEGPRLASPSGSTSSGLEVVAPEGTSAPAGGPGSLDDSATICRVCQKPGDLVMCNQCEFCFHLDCHLPALQDVPGEEWSCSLCHVLPDLKEEDGSLNLDGGDSTGVVAKLSPANQQKCERVLLALFCHEPCRPLHQLATDSTFSLVSSGTWEGGRCRGSLASPSACGLCLQDQPGGTLDLTLIRARLQEKLSPPYSSPQEFAQDVGRMFKQFNKLTEDKADVQSIIGLQRFFETRMNEAFGDTKFSAVLVEPPPLSLPGAGLSAQDLSSGPGEGP; via the exons ATGGCGGCTTCGGCGGCGGCGgcctcggcggcggcggcggccgcctCCGGCAGCCCGAGCCCGGGTGAGGGCTCGGCGGGCGCCGAGAAGCGCGCCGCCGCCTCCTCGGCCGCGGGCTCAGCATCGGCCTCGGCGGCGGTGTCCGCCTCGGCGTCGTCACCCGCGGGGGGCGGCGGCGAGGCGCTGGAGCTATTGGAGCACTGCGGCGTGTGTCGGGAGCGCCTGCGGCCGGAGAGGGAACCGCGCCTGCTACCTTGCCTGCACTCGGCCTGCAGCGCCTGCCTCGGGCCCCCGGCGCCTGCAGCCGCCAACAGCTCGGGGGATGGAGGTGCAGCGGGCGACGGTTCTG TGGTGGACTGTCCAGTATGTAAGCAGCAATGTTTCTCCAAAGATATCGTGGAGAATTATTTCATGCGAGACTGTGGCGGTAAGGCCGCCACGGATTCCCAGGATGCGAATCAG TGCTGCACTAGCTGTGAGGATAATGCCCCAGCCACCAGTTATTGTGTGGAGTGCTCTGAGCCGCTCTGTGAGACCTGTGTGGAGGCGCACCAGCGGGTGAAGTACACCAAGGACCACACCGTGCGCTCCACTG GGCCAGCCAAGTCGAGGGACGGTGAGCGCACTGTGTATTGCAATGTGCACAAGCACGAGCCCCTTGTGCTGTTCTGCGAGAGCTGCGACACCCTCACCTGCCGGGATTGCCAGCTCAACGCCCACAAAGACCACCA GTACCAGTTCCTGGAGGATGCAGTGAGAAACCAGCGCAAGCTCCTGGCCTCATTGGTGAAGCGCCTCGGGGACAAGCATGCAACACTGCAGAAGAACACCAAGGAGGTTCGCAGCTC GATCCGCCAGGTGTCTGACGTACAGAAGCGCGTGCAAGTGGACGTTAAGATGGCCATCCTGCAGATCATGAAGGAACTGAACAAGCGGGGCCGCGTGCTGGTCAACGATGCCCAG AAGGTAACTGAGGGGCAGCAGGAGCGCCTGGAACGGCAGCACTGGACCATGACCAAGATCCAGAAGCACCAGGAACACATCTTGCGCTTTGCCTCGTGGGCTCTGGAGAGTGACAACAACACGGCTTTGTTGCTCTCCAAGAAGCTG ATCTACTTCCAGCTGCACCGGGCCCTTAAGATGATTGTGGACCCCGTGGAGCCCCATGGCGAGATGAAATTTCAGTGGGACCTCAATGCCTGGACCAAGAGTGCAGAGGCCTTTG GCAAGATTGTGGCCGAGCGTCCTGGCACCAACTCCACAGGCCCGGCACCCATGGCCCCTCCTCGGGCTCCGGGGCCTTTGAGCAAGCAGGGATCTGGCAGCAGCCAG CCTATGGAGGTGCAGGAAGGCTACGGCTTTGGATCGG ATGACCCTTACTCAAGTGCTGAGCCCCATGTGTCAGGGGTGAAGCG GCCCCGCTCAGGTGACGGCGAGGTGAGTGGCCTCATGCGCAAGGTGCCACGGGTGAGCCTCGAACGCCTGGACTTGGATCTCACGGCTGACAGCCAGCCACCAGTCTTCAAGGTCTTCCCAGGCAGCACCACTGAAGATTACAACCTCATCGTCATTGAGCGAggtgctgctgccgctgctgctggcCAGCCTGGGACTGCGCCCTCAGGGGTCCCTGGGGCCCCTCCCCTGCCGGGAATGGCCATTGTCAAG GAGGAAGAAACAGAGGCTGCCATTGGAGCTCCGCCTGCTGCCACCGAGGGCCCGGAGACCAAGCCTGTGTTGATGGCCTTGGGGGAGGGCCCTGGTGCAGAGGGTCCCCGCCTGGCTTCACCCAGTGGCAGCACCAGCTCAGGTCTGGAGGTGGTGGCTCCAGAGGGCACCTCAGCCCCAGCTGGTGGCCCAGGTTCCCTGGATGACAGTGCCACCATCTGCCGTGTCTGCCAGAAGCCAGGTGACCTGGTCATGTGCAACCAGTGCGAGTTCTGCTTCCACCTGGACTGCCACCTGCCTGCCCTGCAGGATGTGCCAGG GGAGGAGTGGAGCTGCTCTCTCTGCCATGTGCTGCCCGACCTGAAGGAGGAGGATGGCAGCCTGAACCTGGATGGGGGGGATAGTACCGGAGTGGTGGCCAAGCTCTCACCAGCCAACCAGCAG AAGTGTGAGCGTGTTCTGCTGGCCCTCTTTTGCCATGAGCCCTGCCGGCCTCTGCACCAGCTGGCTACTGACTCCACCTTCTCCCTGGTGAGTTCTGGGACTTGGGAGGGTGGGAGGTGCAGGGGCTCTTTGGCCTCACCTTCAGCCTGTGGCCTCTGCCTGCAGGATCAGCCTGGGGGCACCCTGGACTTGACCCTTATCCGAGCCCGCCTCCAGGAGAAGCTGTCACCCCCCTACAGCTCCCCCCAGGAGTTTGCCCAGGATGTGGGCCGCATGTTCAAGCAGTTCAACAAGCTGACTGAG GACAAGGCCGACGTGCAGTCCATCATTGGCCTGCAGCGCTTCTTTGAGACTCGCATGAATGAGGCCTTCGGGGACACCAAGTTCTCTGCTGTGCTGGTGGAGCCCCCGCCGCTGAGCCTGCCTGGTGCTGGCCTGAGTGCCCAGGACCTGTCCAGTGGCCCTGGTGAGGGCCCCTGA
- the TRIM28 gene encoding transcription intermediary factor 1-beta isoform X1 — MAASAAAASAAAAAASGSPSPGEGSAGAEKRAAASSAAGSASASAAVSASASSPAGGGGEALELLEHCGVCRERLRPEREPRLLPCLHSACSACLGPPAPAAANSSGDGGAAGDGSVVDCPVCKQQCFSKDIVENYFMRDCGGKAATDSQDANQCCTSCEDNAPATSYCVECSEPLCETCVEAHQRVKYTKDHTVRSTEKREEVSRRGSGGKGPAKSRDGERTVYCNVHKHEPLVLFCESCDTLTCRDCQLNAHKDHQYQFLEDAVRNQRKLLASLVKRLGDKHATLQKNTKEVRSSIRQVSDVQKRVQVDVKMAILQIMKELNKRGRVLVNDAQKVTEGQQERLERQHWTMTKIQKHQEHILRFASWALESDNNTALLLSKKLIYFQLHRALKMIVDPVEPHGEMKFQWDLNAWTKSAEAFGKIVAERPGTNSTGPAPMAPPRAPGPLSKQGSGSSQPMEVQEGYGFGSDDPYSSAEPHVSGVKRPRSGDGEVSGLMRKVPRVSLERLDLDLTADSQPPVFKVFPGSTTEDYNLIVIERGAAAAAAGQPGTAPSGVPGAPPLPGMAIVKEEETEAAIGAPPAATEGPETKPVLMALGEGPGAEGPRLASPSGSTSSGLEVVAPEGTSAPAGGPGSLDDSATICRVCQKPGDLVMCNQCEFCFHLDCHLPALQDVPGEEWSCSLCHVLPDLKEEDGSLNLDGGDSTGVVAKLSPANQQKCERVLLALFCHEPCRPLHQLATDSTFSLVSSGTWEGGRCRGSLASPSACGLCLQDQPGGTLDLTLIRARLQEKLSPPYSSPQEFAQDVGRMFKQFNKLTEDKADVQSIIGLQRFFETRMNEAFGDTKFSAVLVEPPPLSLPGAGLSAQDLSSGPGEGP, encoded by the exons ATGGCGGCTTCGGCGGCGGCGgcctcggcggcggcggcggccgcctCCGGCAGCCCGAGCCCGGGTGAGGGCTCGGCGGGCGCCGAGAAGCGCGCCGCCGCCTCCTCGGCCGCGGGCTCAGCATCGGCCTCGGCGGCGGTGTCCGCCTCGGCGTCGTCACCCGCGGGGGGCGGCGGCGAGGCGCTGGAGCTATTGGAGCACTGCGGCGTGTGTCGGGAGCGCCTGCGGCCGGAGAGGGAACCGCGCCTGCTACCTTGCCTGCACTCGGCCTGCAGCGCCTGCCTCGGGCCCCCGGCGCCTGCAGCCGCCAACAGCTCGGGGGATGGAGGTGCAGCGGGCGACGGTTCTG TGGTGGACTGTCCAGTATGTAAGCAGCAATGTTTCTCCAAAGATATCGTGGAGAATTATTTCATGCGAGACTGTGGCGGTAAGGCCGCCACGGATTCCCAGGATGCGAATCAG TGCTGCACTAGCTGTGAGGATAATGCCCCAGCCACCAGTTATTGTGTGGAGTGCTCTGAGCCGCTCTGTGAGACCTGTGTGGAGGCGCACCAGCGGGTGAAGTACACCAAGGACCACACCGTGCGCTCCACTG agaagagagaagaggtcTCCAGGCGTGGCTCAGGAGGAAAAG GGCCAGCCAAGTCGAGGGACGGTGAGCGCACTGTGTATTGCAATGTGCACAAGCACGAGCCCCTTGTGCTGTTCTGCGAGAGCTGCGACACCCTCACCTGCCGGGATTGCCAGCTCAACGCCCACAAAGACCACCA GTACCAGTTCCTGGAGGATGCAGTGAGAAACCAGCGCAAGCTCCTGGCCTCATTGGTGAAGCGCCTCGGGGACAAGCATGCAACACTGCAGAAGAACACCAAGGAGGTTCGCAGCTC GATCCGCCAGGTGTCTGACGTACAGAAGCGCGTGCAAGTGGACGTTAAGATGGCCATCCTGCAGATCATGAAGGAACTGAACAAGCGGGGCCGCGTGCTGGTCAACGATGCCCAG AAGGTAACTGAGGGGCAGCAGGAGCGCCTGGAACGGCAGCACTGGACCATGACCAAGATCCAGAAGCACCAGGAACACATCTTGCGCTTTGCCTCGTGGGCTCTGGAGAGTGACAACAACACGGCTTTGTTGCTCTCCAAGAAGCTG ATCTACTTCCAGCTGCACCGGGCCCTTAAGATGATTGTGGACCCCGTGGAGCCCCATGGCGAGATGAAATTTCAGTGGGACCTCAATGCCTGGACCAAGAGTGCAGAGGCCTTTG GCAAGATTGTGGCCGAGCGTCCTGGCACCAACTCCACAGGCCCGGCACCCATGGCCCCTCCTCGGGCTCCGGGGCCTTTGAGCAAGCAGGGATCTGGCAGCAGCCAG CCTATGGAGGTGCAGGAAGGCTACGGCTTTGGATCGG ATGACCCTTACTCAAGTGCTGAGCCCCATGTGTCAGGGGTGAAGCG GCCCCGCTCAGGTGACGGCGAGGTGAGTGGCCTCATGCGCAAGGTGCCACGGGTGAGCCTCGAACGCCTGGACTTGGATCTCACGGCTGACAGCCAGCCACCAGTCTTCAAGGTCTTCCCAGGCAGCACCACTGAAGATTACAACCTCATCGTCATTGAGCGAggtgctgctgccgctgctgctggcCAGCCTGGGACTGCGCCCTCAGGGGTCCCTGGGGCCCCTCCCCTGCCGGGAATGGCCATTGTCAAG GAGGAAGAAACAGAGGCTGCCATTGGAGCTCCGCCTGCTGCCACCGAGGGCCCGGAGACCAAGCCTGTGTTGATGGCCTTGGGGGAGGGCCCTGGTGCAGAGGGTCCCCGCCTGGCTTCACCCAGTGGCAGCACCAGCTCAGGTCTGGAGGTGGTGGCTCCAGAGGGCACCTCAGCCCCAGCTGGTGGCCCAGGTTCCCTGGATGACAGTGCCACCATCTGCCGTGTCTGCCAGAAGCCAGGTGACCTGGTCATGTGCAACCAGTGCGAGTTCTGCTTCCACCTGGACTGCCACCTGCCTGCCCTGCAGGATGTGCCAGG GGAGGAGTGGAGCTGCTCTCTCTGCCATGTGCTGCCCGACCTGAAGGAGGAGGATGGCAGCCTGAACCTGGATGGGGGGGATAGTACCGGAGTGGTGGCCAAGCTCTCACCAGCCAACCAGCAG AAGTGTGAGCGTGTTCTGCTGGCCCTCTTTTGCCATGAGCCCTGCCGGCCTCTGCACCAGCTGGCTACTGACTCCACCTTCTCCCTGGTGAGTTCTGGGACTTGGGAGGGTGGGAGGTGCAGGGGCTCTTTGGCCTCACCTTCAGCCTGTGGCCTCTGCCTGCAGGATCAGCCTGGGGGCACCCTGGACTTGACCCTTATCCGAGCCCGCCTCCAGGAGAAGCTGTCACCCCCCTACAGCTCCCCCCAGGAGTTTGCCCAGGATGTGGGCCGCATGTTCAAGCAGTTCAACAAGCTGACTGAG GACAAGGCCGACGTGCAGTCCATCATTGGCCTGCAGCGCTTCTTTGAGACTCGCATGAATGAGGCCTTCGGGGACACCAAGTTCTCTGCTGTGCTGGTGGAGCCCCCGCCGCTGAGCCTGCCTGGTGCTGGCCTGAGTGCCCAGGACCTGTCCAGTGGCCCTGGTGAGGGCCCCTGA
- the TRIM28 gene encoding transcription intermediary factor 1-beta isoform X3 codes for MAASAAAASAAAAAASGSPSPGEGSAGAEKRAAASSAAGSASASAAVSASASSPAGGGGEALELLEHCGVCRERLRPEREPRLLPCLHSACSACLGPPAPAAANSSGDGGAAGDGSVVDCPVCKQQCFSKDIVENYFMRDCGGKAATDSQDANQCCTSCEDNAPATSYCVECSEPLCETCVEAHQRVKYTKDHTVRSTEKREEVSRRGSGGKGPAKSRDGERTVYCNVHKHEPLVLFCESCDTLTCRDCQLNAHKDHQYQFLEDAVRNQRKLLASLVKRLGDKHATLQKNTKEVRSSIRQVSDVQKRVQVDVKMAILQIMKELNKRGRVLVNDAQKVTEGQQERLERQHWTMTKIQKHQEHILRFASWALESDNNTALLLSKKLIYFQLHRALKMIVDPVEPHGEMKFQWDLNAWTKSAEAFGKIVAERPGTNSTGPAPMAPPRAPGPLSKQGSGSSQPMEVQEGYGFGSDDPYSSAEPHVSGVKRPRSGDGEVSGLMRKVPRVSLERLDLDLTADSQPPVFKVFPGSTTEDYNLIVIERGAAAAAAGQPGTAPSGVPGAPPLPGMAIVKEEETEAAIGAPPAATEGPETKPVLMALGEGPGAEGPRLASPSGSTSSGLEVVAPEGTSAPAGGPGSLDDSATICRVCQKPGDLVMCNQCEFCFHLDCHLPALQDVPGEEWSCSLCHVLPDLKEEDGSLNLDGGDSTGVVAKLSPANQQKCERVLLALFCHEPCRPLHQLATDSTFSLDQPGGTLDLTLIRARLQEKLSPPYSSPQEFAQDVGRMFKQFNKLTEDKADVQSIIGLQRFFETRMNEAFGDTKFSAVLVEPPPLSLPGAGLSAQDLSSGPGEGP; via the exons ATGGCGGCTTCGGCGGCGGCGgcctcggcggcggcggcggccgcctCCGGCAGCCCGAGCCCGGGTGAGGGCTCGGCGGGCGCCGAGAAGCGCGCCGCCGCCTCCTCGGCCGCGGGCTCAGCATCGGCCTCGGCGGCGGTGTCCGCCTCGGCGTCGTCACCCGCGGGGGGCGGCGGCGAGGCGCTGGAGCTATTGGAGCACTGCGGCGTGTGTCGGGAGCGCCTGCGGCCGGAGAGGGAACCGCGCCTGCTACCTTGCCTGCACTCGGCCTGCAGCGCCTGCCTCGGGCCCCCGGCGCCTGCAGCCGCCAACAGCTCGGGGGATGGAGGTGCAGCGGGCGACGGTTCTG TGGTGGACTGTCCAGTATGTAAGCAGCAATGTTTCTCCAAAGATATCGTGGAGAATTATTTCATGCGAGACTGTGGCGGTAAGGCCGCCACGGATTCCCAGGATGCGAATCAG TGCTGCACTAGCTGTGAGGATAATGCCCCAGCCACCAGTTATTGTGTGGAGTGCTCTGAGCCGCTCTGTGAGACCTGTGTGGAGGCGCACCAGCGGGTGAAGTACACCAAGGACCACACCGTGCGCTCCACTG agaagagagaagaggtcTCCAGGCGTGGCTCAGGAGGAAAAG GGCCAGCCAAGTCGAGGGACGGTGAGCGCACTGTGTATTGCAATGTGCACAAGCACGAGCCCCTTGTGCTGTTCTGCGAGAGCTGCGACACCCTCACCTGCCGGGATTGCCAGCTCAACGCCCACAAAGACCACCA GTACCAGTTCCTGGAGGATGCAGTGAGAAACCAGCGCAAGCTCCTGGCCTCATTGGTGAAGCGCCTCGGGGACAAGCATGCAACACTGCAGAAGAACACCAAGGAGGTTCGCAGCTC GATCCGCCAGGTGTCTGACGTACAGAAGCGCGTGCAAGTGGACGTTAAGATGGCCATCCTGCAGATCATGAAGGAACTGAACAAGCGGGGCCGCGTGCTGGTCAACGATGCCCAG AAGGTAACTGAGGGGCAGCAGGAGCGCCTGGAACGGCAGCACTGGACCATGACCAAGATCCAGAAGCACCAGGAACACATCTTGCGCTTTGCCTCGTGGGCTCTGGAGAGTGACAACAACACGGCTTTGTTGCTCTCCAAGAAGCTG ATCTACTTCCAGCTGCACCGGGCCCTTAAGATGATTGTGGACCCCGTGGAGCCCCATGGCGAGATGAAATTTCAGTGGGACCTCAATGCCTGGACCAAGAGTGCAGAGGCCTTTG GCAAGATTGTGGCCGAGCGTCCTGGCACCAACTCCACAGGCCCGGCACCCATGGCCCCTCCTCGGGCTCCGGGGCCTTTGAGCAAGCAGGGATCTGGCAGCAGCCAG CCTATGGAGGTGCAGGAAGGCTACGGCTTTGGATCGG ATGACCCTTACTCAAGTGCTGAGCCCCATGTGTCAGGGGTGAAGCG GCCCCGCTCAGGTGACGGCGAGGTGAGTGGCCTCATGCGCAAGGTGCCACGGGTGAGCCTCGAACGCCTGGACTTGGATCTCACGGCTGACAGCCAGCCACCAGTCTTCAAGGTCTTCCCAGGCAGCACCACTGAAGATTACAACCTCATCGTCATTGAGCGAggtgctgctgccgctgctgctggcCAGCCTGGGACTGCGCCCTCAGGGGTCCCTGGGGCCCCTCCCCTGCCGGGAATGGCCATTGTCAAG GAGGAAGAAACAGAGGCTGCCATTGGAGCTCCGCCTGCTGCCACCGAGGGCCCGGAGACCAAGCCTGTGTTGATGGCCTTGGGGGAGGGCCCTGGTGCAGAGGGTCCCCGCCTGGCTTCACCCAGTGGCAGCACCAGCTCAGGTCTGGAGGTGGTGGCTCCAGAGGGCACCTCAGCCCCAGCTGGTGGCCCAGGTTCCCTGGATGACAGTGCCACCATCTGCCGTGTCTGCCAGAAGCCAGGTGACCTGGTCATGTGCAACCAGTGCGAGTTCTGCTTCCACCTGGACTGCCACCTGCCTGCCCTGCAGGATGTGCCAGG GGAGGAGTGGAGCTGCTCTCTCTGCCATGTGCTGCCCGACCTGAAGGAGGAGGATGGCAGCCTGAACCTGGATGGGGGGGATAGTACCGGAGTGGTGGCCAAGCTCTCACCAGCCAACCAGCAG AAGTGTGAGCGTGTTCTGCTGGCCCTCTTTTGCCATGAGCCCTGCCGGCCTCTGCACCAGCTGGCTACTGACTCCACCTTCTCCCTG GATCAGCCTGGGGGCACCCTGGACTTGACCCTTATCCGAGCCCGCCTCCAGGAGAAGCTGTCACCCCCCTACAGCTCCCCCCAGGAGTTTGCCCAGGATGTGGGCCGCATGTTCAAGCAGTTCAACAAGCTGACTGAG GACAAGGCCGACGTGCAGTCCATCATTGGCCTGCAGCGCTTCTTTGAGACTCGCATGAATGAGGCCTTCGGGGACACCAAGTTCTCTGCTGTGCTGGTGGAGCCCCCGCCGCTGAGCCTGCCTGGTGCTGGCCTGAGTGCCCAGGACCTGTCCAGTGGCCCTGGTGAGGGCCCCTGA
- the TRIM28 gene encoding transcription intermediary factor 1-beta isoform X4 yields the protein MAASAAAASAAAAAASGSPSPGEGSAGAEKRAAASSAAGSASASAAVSASASSPAGGGGEALELLEHCGVCRERLRPEREPRLLPCLHSACSACLGPPAPAAANSSGDGGAAGDGSVVDCPVCKQQCFSKDIVENYFMRDCGGKAATDSQDANQCCTSCEDNAPATSYCVECSEPLCETCVEAHQRVKYTKDHTVRSTGPAKSRDGERTVYCNVHKHEPLVLFCESCDTLTCRDCQLNAHKDHQYQFLEDAVRNQRKLLASLVKRLGDKHATLQKNTKEVRSSIRQVSDVQKRVQVDVKMAILQIMKELNKRGRVLVNDAQKVTEGQQERLERQHWTMTKIQKHQEHILRFASWALESDNNTALLLSKKLIYFQLHRALKMIVDPVEPHGEMKFQWDLNAWTKSAEAFGKIVAERPGTNSTGPAPMAPPRAPGPLSKQGSGSSQPMEVQEGYGFGSDDPYSSAEPHVSGVKRPRSGDGEVSGLMRKVPRVSLERLDLDLTADSQPPVFKVFPGSTTEDYNLIVIERGAAAAAAGQPGTAPSGVPGAPPLPGMAIVKEEETEAAIGAPPAATEGPETKPVLMALGEGPGAEGPRLASPSGSTSSGLEVVAPEGTSAPAGGPGSLDDSATICRVCQKPGDLVMCNQCEFCFHLDCHLPALQDVPGEEWSCSLCHVLPDLKEEDGSLNLDGGDSTGVVAKLSPANQQKCERVLLALFCHEPCRPLHQLATDSTFSLDQPGGTLDLTLIRARLQEKLSPPYSSPQEFAQDVGRMFKQFNKLTEDKADVQSIIGLQRFFETRMNEAFGDTKFSAVLVEPPPLSLPGAGLSAQDLSSGPGEGP from the exons ATGGCGGCTTCGGCGGCGGCGgcctcggcggcggcggcggccgcctCCGGCAGCCCGAGCCCGGGTGAGGGCTCGGCGGGCGCCGAGAAGCGCGCCGCCGCCTCCTCGGCCGCGGGCTCAGCATCGGCCTCGGCGGCGGTGTCCGCCTCGGCGTCGTCACCCGCGGGGGGCGGCGGCGAGGCGCTGGAGCTATTGGAGCACTGCGGCGTGTGTCGGGAGCGCCTGCGGCCGGAGAGGGAACCGCGCCTGCTACCTTGCCTGCACTCGGCCTGCAGCGCCTGCCTCGGGCCCCCGGCGCCTGCAGCCGCCAACAGCTCGGGGGATGGAGGTGCAGCGGGCGACGGTTCTG TGGTGGACTGTCCAGTATGTAAGCAGCAATGTTTCTCCAAAGATATCGTGGAGAATTATTTCATGCGAGACTGTGGCGGTAAGGCCGCCACGGATTCCCAGGATGCGAATCAG TGCTGCACTAGCTGTGAGGATAATGCCCCAGCCACCAGTTATTGTGTGGAGTGCTCTGAGCCGCTCTGTGAGACCTGTGTGGAGGCGCACCAGCGGGTGAAGTACACCAAGGACCACACCGTGCGCTCCACTG GGCCAGCCAAGTCGAGGGACGGTGAGCGCACTGTGTATTGCAATGTGCACAAGCACGAGCCCCTTGTGCTGTTCTGCGAGAGCTGCGACACCCTCACCTGCCGGGATTGCCAGCTCAACGCCCACAAAGACCACCA GTACCAGTTCCTGGAGGATGCAGTGAGAAACCAGCGCAAGCTCCTGGCCTCATTGGTGAAGCGCCTCGGGGACAAGCATGCAACACTGCAGAAGAACACCAAGGAGGTTCGCAGCTC GATCCGCCAGGTGTCTGACGTACAGAAGCGCGTGCAAGTGGACGTTAAGATGGCCATCCTGCAGATCATGAAGGAACTGAACAAGCGGGGCCGCGTGCTGGTCAACGATGCCCAG AAGGTAACTGAGGGGCAGCAGGAGCGCCTGGAACGGCAGCACTGGACCATGACCAAGATCCAGAAGCACCAGGAACACATCTTGCGCTTTGCCTCGTGGGCTCTGGAGAGTGACAACAACACGGCTTTGTTGCTCTCCAAGAAGCTG ATCTACTTCCAGCTGCACCGGGCCCTTAAGATGATTGTGGACCCCGTGGAGCCCCATGGCGAGATGAAATTTCAGTGGGACCTCAATGCCTGGACCAAGAGTGCAGAGGCCTTTG GCAAGATTGTGGCCGAGCGTCCTGGCACCAACTCCACAGGCCCGGCACCCATGGCCCCTCCTCGGGCTCCGGGGCCTTTGAGCAAGCAGGGATCTGGCAGCAGCCAG CCTATGGAGGTGCAGGAAGGCTACGGCTTTGGATCGG ATGACCCTTACTCAAGTGCTGAGCCCCATGTGTCAGGGGTGAAGCG GCCCCGCTCAGGTGACGGCGAGGTGAGTGGCCTCATGCGCAAGGTGCCACGGGTGAGCCTCGAACGCCTGGACTTGGATCTCACGGCTGACAGCCAGCCACCAGTCTTCAAGGTCTTCCCAGGCAGCACCACTGAAGATTACAACCTCATCGTCATTGAGCGAggtgctgctgccgctgctgctggcCAGCCTGGGACTGCGCCCTCAGGGGTCCCTGGGGCCCCTCCCCTGCCGGGAATGGCCATTGTCAAG GAGGAAGAAACAGAGGCTGCCATTGGAGCTCCGCCTGCTGCCACCGAGGGCCCGGAGACCAAGCCTGTGTTGATGGCCTTGGGGGAGGGCCCTGGTGCAGAGGGTCCCCGCCTGGCTTCACCCAGTGGCAGCACCAGCTCAGGTCTGGAGGTGGTGGCTCCAGAGGGCACCTCAGCCCCAGCTGGTGGCCCAGGTTCCCTGGATGACAGTGCCACCATCTGCCGTGTCTGCCAGAAGCCAGGTGACCTGGTCATGTGCAACCAGTGCGAGTTCTGCTTCCACCTGGACTGCCACCTGCCTGCCCTGCAGGATGTGCCAGG GGAGGAGTGGAGCTGCTCTCTCTGCCATGTGCTGCCCGACCTGAAGGAGGAGGATGGCAGCCTGAACCTGGATGGGGGGGATAGTACCGGAGTGGTGGCCAAGCTCTCACCAGCCAACCAGCAG AAGTGTGAGCGTGTTCTGCTGGCCCTCTTTTGCCATGAGCCCTGCCGGCCTCTGCACCAGCTGGCTACTGACTCCACCTTCTCCCTG GATCAGCCTGGGGGCACCCTGGACTTGACCCTTATCCGAGCCCGCCTCCAGGAGAAGCTGTCACCCCCCTACAGCTCCCCCCAGGAGTTTGCCCAGGATGTGGGCCGCATGTTCAAGCAGTTCAACAAGCTGACTGAG GACAAGGCCGACGTGCAGTCCATCATTGGCCTGCAGCGCTTCTTTGAGACTCGCATGAATGAGGCCTTCGGGGACACCAAGTTCTCTGCTGTGCTGGTGGAGCCCCCGCCGCTGAGCCTGCCTGGTGCTGGCCTGAGTGCCCAGGACCTGTCCAGTGGCCCTGGTGAGGGCCCCTGA
- the CHMP2A gene encoding charged multivesicular body protein 2a, whose protein sequence is MDLLFGRRKTPEELLRQNQRALNRAMRELDRERQKLETQEKKIIADIKKMAKQGQMDAVRIMAKDLVRTRRYVRKFVLMRANIQAVSLKIQTLKSNNSMAQAMKGVTKAMGTMNRQLKLPQIQKIMMEFERQAEIMDMKEEMMNDAIDDAMGDEDDEEESDAVVAQVLDELGLSLTDELSNLPSTGGSLSVAASGKKAEAAASALVDADADLEERLKNLRRD, encoded by the exons ATGGACCTGTTGTTTGGGCGGCGCAAGACGCCAGAGGAGCTGCTGCGGCAGAACCAGCGCGCCCTGAACCGGGCCATGCGAGAGCTGGACCGTGAGCGACAGAAGCTCGAGACCCAGGAGAAGAAGATCATCGCAGACATCAAGAAAATGGCCAAGCAGGGCCAGATG GACGCGGTCCGGATCATGGCGAAAGACCTGGTGCGTACCAGGCGGTACGTCCGAAAATTTGTGTTGATGCGGGCCAACATCCAGGCTGTGTCCCTCAAGATCCAGACGCTCAAGTCTAACAACTCAATGGCACAAGCCATGAAGGGCGTCACCAAAGCCATGGGCACCATGAACAGACAG CTGAAGTTGCCCCAGATCCAGAAGATCATGATGGAGTTTGAACGGCAGGCAGAGATCATGGACATGAAGGAGGAGATGATGAACGACGCAATCGATGACGCCATGGGGGATGAGGATGACGAAGAAGAGAG TGATGCTGTTGTAGCCCAGGTCCTGGATGAACTGGGGTTGAGCCTGACAGATGAGCTGTCAA ACCTCCCTTCCACCGGAGGCTCCCTCAGTGTGGCTGCCAGTGGAAAGAAAGCAGAGGCTGCAGCCTCCGCCCTGGTGGATGCAGACGCAGACCTGGAGGAGAGGCTCAAGAACCTTCGAAGGGACTGA